ACGTGCGCGTCTTTCGCTGCAATACGCCCGAAGGCGAACGGGTTGCCGGAGCCACGCGGTTGCATCGCACGGATTGGGTGCTTGTGGTCACGGAAGACCCGCGCGAGGAACTGTCGCCGCTCATGCGTTCCCGGTCCATTGCCGGGCTGCTGTTCGGCGCGGGCGTGATCATGATTGCGGTCGGGGCGTTGCTGACCACGAATTCCGTGGTGCGCAAGCTGGTTCAGGCTGACCGGGAAAAGGCGGCCATGGACGCGGGCGTGCTTCAGTCCAGCAAGATGGCGTCTCTGGGCAAGATGGCTGCGGGCGTGGCGCATGAGATCAACAATCCCCTGTCCATCATCCGCGAGAGCGCGGGGTGGATACGCGATCTCATCAATGACGGCGAACTGGACGGATACGAGGCGCTGGACGAGTTGCAGGAGGCCGTGGGCGACATCGAACGCCATGTGGAGCGCGCCCGTCAGGTTACCCACCGCATGCTCGGATTCGCCCGGCGCATGGAGCCGTTGCAGGAAAACGTGGACCTCAACCATCTGGCGCGGGAAACCGCAAAGTTTCTGGACAACGAGGTACTGCACCGCAATATCGACGTGAAATTCGATCTGAACGACCTGCCCGAGATCACCACGGACGTGAATCAGGTGCAGCAGGTGATTCTGAATCTGCTGGAAAACGCCATCGACGCCATTGGGCAGGACGGCGTGATCACGGTTCGGTCCGCGACCGGGGATCAGGAAGTGCGGCTCTCCGTGGAGGATACCGGAACCGGCATTCCCAAGGAGTACCTGCACAAGGTGTTTGATCCGTTCTTCACCACAAAATCCGTGGGTGAAGGCACCGGGCTTGGTCTTTCCATCATCTACAGCACGCTCCGCAAGCTGGGCGGCGACATCACGGTGGAGAGCGAATTTGGCAAGGGAACCGTGTTCACGGTGCATCTGCCTGTTGGCGAGGCCGTGGCAAGGCATGAGGAGAGAGTGATATGATCCGGGTTCTAGCCGTTGACGATGAAAGGGATTTTCTGAAGCTCCTGCAAAAGCGTCTGGCCAAGCGCAATCTGGAGATTGCCGTGGCCCAGTCCGGGCGCGATGCCTTGGAATACATGTCCGCGAATCCCGTGGATGTGGTTGTTCTGGACGTGAAAATGCCGGGCATGAACGGTCTGGACGCGCTCCAGGAAATGAAGAAGCGGCACCCGGACGTGGAAGTCATCATGCTGACGGGCCACGGTTCCGTGAAGTCCGGGCTGGAAGGCATGAGCCGGGGCGCGTACGACTACGTGCTCAAGCCGTTCACCATAGACGACCTGCTGGAACGCATCCGGGCCGCCTTTGAACGGGTGCGGCGCAACCGGAGCGAGGTGTGGGGCGTGAGGCTCAACTCCACCAGAAACATGCTCATCGGGGGCAGCATCCTCCTGCCCCTGAGCTTTGCCGCCGCCGTGCTGATCATGCCCCGGCACCCCGTGCATGCGGCCGTGATCACGGCCGCGGCCGGGGTTGCGGTGTCATGGCTGCTCATGCGCGCCCAGGTTGATCTCGGCAATGCGGCCCGGGAGCGGGCCAGTCTGAACGAACAGCTCATCCGTTTCCAGAAGACCGTGTCCCTCGGCCAGCTTTCTGCGGGCATAGCCCACGAGATCAACAACCCCCTGAACATCATTCTGCAGGAAGTGGAGTATCTGGACGCGTATCTGGATGCCGTGGATCAGGATGAGCTTCGCGACGGCCTCAGACAGGTGCGCAAGCAGGTGGTGCGCTGTTCGGACATCACTCGCAGGCTTCTGGATTTCGCGCGGAGCCGGAAACCCGTGCTGCAGGAGGTCGATCTGAACAAGATGGTTTCGGACATGGTGCACCTCGTGCGGCGCGAGGTGTCGCCGGACGGTGTGGAGATCATCAACATTCTTGGTCGGGACATGCCCCGGCTCACGACCGACCCGCCCCTGCTGCGGCAGGCCCTGCTCAATCTGCTGGACAATGCCGTGCAGGCAGTGAGTCACGGTGGCGTGATTACCGTGGTGACCAGCAAGAGCCGCAACCATGCCTTTGTTCGCATCAAGGATTCCGGGCCGGGCATTTCCCGGGATGACCTGCCCAGAATATTCGATCCGTTTTTCACCACCCGCCCGCCGGGCGAGGGCACGGGACTCGGCCTTTCCATGTGCCGCAGGATACTCGGCCAACTCGGAGGGGACGTGTACGTGGATTCCAAGAACACACAGGGGGCCGTATTTACCGTGCGACTTCCCCTGAAGACCGAAGAGGTGGAACATGCAGCGCTTACCCAGGATTCTCGTGGTTGATGACGAGGCGCGTTTCAGGGAAAATCTGGTGCGCGCCCTGCACATCGAGGGCTTTGAGGCAGAGGGAGCGGAAAACGGGTTTCGCGCTTTGGAAAAGCTGATGCAGGATCCGTTCGACGTGGTTCTGCTGGACATGAAGATGCCCGAGCTTTCCGGCGAAGACACCCTGTTCTGCATCCGCGAGCGCGACCTGGACTGCGCCGTGATCTGCCTCTCCGGTCACGTGTCTCTGGATGACGCCACGGCCATGATCCGTCAGGGGGCTTTCGATTATCTGATCAAGCCCGCATCCCTGGAGGAGATCGTGGAAAAGGTGCGGCTCGCCCACGAGCGGCGGCTGGTGGAAAAGGGGGAAGCCGATGCCTCGGACATCGCCCCCGGCACGATCTGATACGCGGCCTCGGCCGAACGCCTGCCGCCACTGCATTCACTTTCACGCGATCACCAAGGAGTTTCAACGTGGTCAAGACGCTCAAGGAATCCTTCGGGGCCAACTTCCTCGGCAATGCCCCGGGCTGGTACAAAAGGGCCATACTCGCCTTTCTCGTCCTGAATCCCATCCTGCTGCATACCGTAGGGCCGTTCGTCACGGGCTGGGTGCTCATCGCCGAATTCATCTTCACTCTGGCCATGGCCCTCAAGTGCTATCCGCTTCCGGCTGGCGGCCTGCTCGCCATTGAGGCCGTGTTTCTGGGCATGACCACTCCCGCAGGGGTCTACCATGAAGCCCAGCACAACTTCGAGGTCATTCTGCTGCTCATCTTCATGGTGGCCGGCATTCATTTCATGAAGGATTTCCTTCAGTTCACCTTTACCCGCATTCTGGTGAAAGTGCGGTCCAAGATCATGATCTCCCTGCTGTTCAGCTTTGCGGGCGCATTTCTGTCCGCGTTTCTGGACGCGCTTACCGTCACGGCCGTGATCATCGCCGTGGCCTACGGATTCTACAATGTCTATCATCGCTATGCTTCGGGAAAGGCCATGGGAGGAACCCATGACCTGTGCAACGACGAACTGGTCAAGCAGAAGGATCGTGCAGATCTGGTCGAGTTTCGCGGCTTTCTCCGCAACCTCATGATGCACGGTGCAGTGGGTACGGCTCTTGGCGGGGTCTGCACTCTGGTGGGTGAACCGCAGAATCTGCTTATCGCTTCGGAAATGGGCTGGCATTTTGCGGATTTCTTCATTCAGGTTGCCCCCATCTCCATGCCTGTACTCGCGACCGGGCTGCTGACCTGCGTGGTGGTGGAAAAATTCCATCTGTTTTCCTATGGATACCAGATGCCGGGCAACATCCGGTCCCATCTGCTGGAGACCGCAACGGCGATGGAAGCCAAGCGCGGGCCGCAGGGCAGGGCTTCGCTCGTGGTGCAGGGATTGGCCGGTGTCTGGCTGGTCATCGCTCTGGCAATGCATCTGGCCGAGGTCGGGATCATCGGTCTGTCCGTGATCGTGCTGCTCACGGCCCTGACCGGCATCACCGAGGAAGGCCGCATCGGCCATGCGTTCGAAGAGGCGCTGCCGTTCACGGCCCTGCTCGTGGTCTTCTTTTCCATCGTGGCCGTGATTCACGACCAGCATCTGTTTCGTCCGGTCATCAACTACGTGCTCAACCTGACCGGGCAGACCCAGTTGGCGGCCTACTATCTGGCCAATGGCCTGCTTTCCATGATCTCGGACAACGTGTTCGTGGCCACGGTGTACATCTCGGAAACCAAGATGCATTTCGTGAACATGCTGGCTGCTGTTCCGGACATCGGCATGACCGGCCAACAGCTCATGGACAAGCTCACGGACCCGCATCTGAACCGCGCCGACGTGGTGGCAGGAATGCCGCAGGCCGCAGCAACGCAGGCCCTGAGCATCGTCGCCCATCTGGACAAGCTGGCCGTGGCCATCAATACGGGCACCAACATTCCGAGCGTGGCCACGCCGAACGGGCAGGCCGCGTTCCTGTTTCTGCTCACCTCGGCCCTGGCTCCGGTCATCCGGCTTTCCTACGGCCGCATGGTGCTGCAGGCCCTGCCCTATACGATAACCATGTCGCTGGCCGGACTTGTGGCTACATGGTAC
Above is a window of Pseudodesulfovibrio tunisiensis DNA encoding:
- a CDS encoding sensor histidine kinase produces the protein MTIATYRKLRWKLIVITLCFSLIPLLALGYFLHSEFSESYTTKVEDHLRLIVANKRDAVDVFLAERVVQLRNLAGTHTYAEMTDQKYLDSLLDTLLGTSRSIIDLGIIDSSGKQVAYAGPYELKGLNYKEQPWFHQVLLKGLYISNVFMGFRQYPHFIIAVTRREAGRTWILRATIDSHVFSTLVRSLQLGEGGDAYLVNREMQLQTPSRFRGNELTRVDLPLRDVGGDVRVFRCNTPEGERVAGATRLHRTDWVLVVTEDPREELSPLMRSRSIAGLLFGAGVIMIAVGALLTTNSVVRKLVQADREKAAMDAGVLQSSKMASLGKMAAGVAHEINNPLSIIRESAGWIRDLINDGELDGYEALDELQEAVGDIERHVERARQVTHRMLGFARRMEPLQENVDLNHLARETAKFLDNEVLHRNIDVKFDLNDLPEITTDVNQVQQVILNLLENAIDAIGQDGVITVRSATGDQEVRLSVEDTGTGIPKEYLHKVFDPFFTTKSVGEGTGLGLSIIYSTLRKLGGDITVESEFGKGTVFTVHLPVGEAVARHEERVI
- a CDS encoding response regulator, yielding MIRVLAVDDERDFLKLLQKRLAKRNLEIAVAQSGRDALEYMSANPVDVVVLDVKMPGMNGLDALQEMKKRHPDVEVIMLTGHGSVKSGLEGMSRGAYDYVLKPFTIDDLLERIRAAFERVRRNRSEVWGVRLNSTRNMLIGGSILLPLSFAAAVLIMPRHPVHAAVITAAAGVAVSWLLMRAQVDLGNAARERASLNEQLIRFQKTVSLGQLSAGIAHEINNPLNIILQEVEYLDAYLDAVDQDELRDGLRQVRKQVVRCSDITRRLLDFARSRKPVLQEVDLNKMVSDMVHLVRREVSPDGVEIINILGRDMPRLTTDPPLLRQALLNLLDNAVQAVSHGGVITVVTSKSRNHAFVRIKDSGPGISRDDLPRIFDPFFTTRPPGEGTGLGLSMCRRILGQLGGDVYVDSKNTQGAVFTVRLPLKTEEVEHAALTQDSRG
- a CDS encoding response regulator produces the protein MQRLPRILVVDDEARFRENLVRALHIEGFEAEGAENGFRALEKLMQDPFDVVLLDMKMPELSGEDTLFCIRERDLDCAVICLSGHVSLDDATAMIRQGAFDYLIKPASLEEIVEKVRLAHERRLVEKGEADASDIAPGTI
- the nhaB gene encoding sodium/proton antiporter NhaB, which encodes MVKTLKESFGANFLGNAPGWYKRAILAFLVLNPILLHTVGPFVTGWVLIAEFIFTLAMALKCYPLPAGGLLAIEAVFLGMTTPAGVYHEAQHNFEVILLLIFMVAGIHFMKDFLQFTFTRILVKVRSKIMISLLFSFAGAFLSAFLDALTVTAVIIAVAYGFYNVYHRYASGKAMGGTHDLCNDELVKQKDRADLVEFRGFLRNLMMHGAVGTALGGVCTLVGEPQNLLIASEMGWHFADFFIQVAPISMPVLATGLLTCVVVEKFHLFSYGYQMPGNIRSHLLETATAMEAKRGPQGRASLVVQGLAGVWLVIALAMHLAEVGIIGLSVIVLLTALTGITEEGRIGHAFEEALPFTALLVVFFSIVAVIHDQHLFRPVINYVLNLTGQTQLAAYYLANGLLSMISDNVFVATVYISETKMHFVNMLAAVPDIGMTGQQLMDKLTDPHLNRADVVAGMPQAAATQALSIVAHLDKLAVAINTGTNIPSVATPNGQAAFLFLLTSALAPVIRLSYGRMVLQALPYTITMSLAGLVATWYMEDIIRFFGG